A single Populus alba chromosome 7, ASM523922v2, whole genome shotgun sequence DNA region contains:
- the LOC118049701 gene encoding uncharacterized WD repeat-containing protein C17D11.16, whose amino-acid sequence MDPYIKDEDGDDSEDLEDMAIKPKDAVIVCACNKDEFSNLEVWILDETSDGDSNIYVHHEVLLAAFPLCTAWLDCPLKGGEKGNFIAVGSMEPAIEIWNLDIIDEVQPAVVLGGTEEKKKKKGKNVSIKYKEGSHTDSVLGLAWNKHFRNILASASADKQVKIWDVIAGKCDITMEHHTDKVQAVAWNHHEPQVLLSGSFDRSVVMKDGRLPSDPGFKWSVTADVESLAWDPHDKHLFVVSLEDGTVQGFDIRAAKSGSASDLKPSFTLHAHDKAVCTISYNPLTSNLLATGSTDKMVKLWDLSNNQPSCLVSKNPKAGAIFFCFLLRGQPFLLAIGGSKGTLELWDTLSEAEVARRFGTTTS is encoded by the exons ATGGACCCGTACATCAAGGATGAAGAT GGTGATGATTCTGAAGATCTTGAAGACATGGCTATCAAACCAAAGGATGCAGTCATTGTTTGTGCATGCAACAAGGATGAATTTAGTAACCTCGAG GTTTGGATATTGGATGAAACAAGTGATGGTGATTCAAACATATACGTTCACCATGAGGTTCTCCTCGCAGCATTTCCCCTTTGCACAGCATGGCTTGATTGTCCACTTAAAGGGGGAGAAAAAG GGAATTTTATAGCTGTTGGGTCAATGGAACCTGCCATTGAAATATGGAACCTTGACATT ATTGATGAAGTGCAACCAGCTGTGGTATTAGGTGGCActgaagagaaaaagaagaaaaaagggaaaaat GTGTCAATTAAATACAAAGAAGGCAGTCACACTGATTCTGTCCTTGGTCTTGCTTGGAACAAGCATTTCAG GAACATCCTTGCCAGTGCTAGTGCCGACAAACAAGTCAAAATTTGGGATGTGATTGCTGGAAAATGTGACATTACCATGGAACATCATACAGATAAG GTTCAAGCAGTTGCATGGAATCATCATGAGCCACAAGTTCTTCTCAGTGGATCCTTTGATCGTTCAGTAGTCATG AAGGATGGAAGGTTGCCTTCAGATCCTGGTTTCAAGTGGTCGGTCACAGCTGACGTTGAAAGCTTGGCCTGGGATCCGCATGATAAGCATTTATTTGTG GTGAGTCTTGAAGATGGTACAGTTCAAGGTTTTGACATCCGTGCTGCCAAGTCTGGATCAGCTTCTGACCTTAAGCCAAGTTTTACCCTCCATGCACATGACAAAGCTGTTTGCACAATCTCTTATAATCCTTTAACATCTAAT CTTCTTGCTACTGGATCAACAGATAAAATG GTAAAACTCTGGGATCTGTCCAACAACCAACCCTCATGTTTAGTATCCAAGAATCCTAAAGCA GGAGCTATATTTTTCTGTTTCCTTCTCAGAGGACAACCTTTTCTGCTCGCTATTGGAGGATCCAAGGGGACATTGGAA CTATGGGATACATTGTCGGAGGCCGAGGTTGCTAGAAGATTTGGAACCACAACAAGCTGA